The genomic interval TACCAGTTTGCTATTATATAGCGGATCTGGAAGCACATCGCGTTTCGTTACAGGACCTTTGCGTGGCATGAGAAAGTCCCCCTTTCTTCTAATAGTTGCTATTTCTAGCATTTCAATAACCTGTTAAGGTTATGATTATGATTTTTTAACTTTCGGACGTTTCGTACCGTATTTCGAACGAGCTTGCATACGGTTGTTTACACCTGCAGTATCAAGTGCACCGCGAACGATGTGATAACGTACTCCTGCTAAGTCTTTTACTTTACCACCACGGATCAAAACTACGCTATGCTCTTGCAAGTTGTGTCCGATACCTGGAATGTAAGCCGTAACTTCTAAGCGGTTCGTTAAACGAACACGAGCATATTTACGAAGTGCGGAGTTCGGTTTCCTTGGAGTCATTGTACCTACACGAGTGCACACACCGCGTTTTTGAGGAGCGCTGATGTTTGTAGCTTCACGTTTCAATGCATTGAAACCTTTTTGCAATGCCGGCGATTTCGATTTAACGACTTTCGCTTGGCGTCCTTTACGGACTAGCTGGTTAATAGTTGGCATGTTGCCACCCCCTTCCCTATATTCATGTCTTTTGAAAATATAAGCATTTATAAAGAAGTTGTTTATAAATCAACTTATATTCTTTCGCGTAAGCGGGCTCTTCCCACCAAAAGACGGCAATAGCTGTTTACGCATGTATGGTAGACATTTTACCTAAAATTAAGCCCACAGATCCAGGCGGATCATAAAAGAACAAACAAAAGTTCTCGCCAGCTAATCATCGCTAAATAATCAACTAACAAAAACGGCTATTGCGTTATTCTTCTTCGGTTACGAGCGCTGCCATCGCGGCCCCGACATCGATGCCACAGGTTTCCCCAAGCTCTATCATCGTGTCGATCCATTTCATTGGAACTCCCGCCCGCTCACATAGATGAACAATCTTCTCTTTCATCTGCGGATCTGCATCTCGTGCGATATAGACTTTAATGGCTCTTTGTTGCTCGAGCATCTTCGTCGTTTGCTTCGCGCCGACTTTGAATTGCATGATAATCACCTTCAATTCTTCCATTCAGCGAACACACAATTAGGCACACTTCGATATAGTATCACCTACTATGTGCTTGTGTCAAGAACCTTCTAGGATAATCACTTGTAAACTTTTTGTAAATGAATCTCATACTGTAAACATATAAAAGAGCGGTCATCTTCCGCTTCCAAGGAAACGGAAGATGTGACGCTCCTTCGATATTAGTTAGTATCCGGTTTTAAGAACATAATCTCTTCAAGCCGACTAGTCGACTGTTACAGCTTCTGTTTCTAGTTCGCCTTCAACTGCAGTAGTTGTTTCATCTTCAAGTCCAGCAAAACGAATGTTACGATAACGGGCCATTCCAGTACCTGCTGGAATCAACTTACCGATAATAACATTTTCCTTGAGTCCAAGCAACTGGTCAACTTTGCCTTTAATAGCTGCATCAGTCAATACACGAGTTGTTTCTTGGAAGGAAGCTGCTGACAAGAACGAATCTGTCTCAAGCGATGCCTTCGTAATACCGAGCAAAACTGGTTTTGCAACAGCTGGTTCGAGATCTGCGAAAATCGCAGTGCGGTTTTGAGCTTCATATTCATGAATATCAACGAACGCACCAGGAAGCAACGTTGTGCCGCCTGCATCTACGATACGAATTTTACGGAGCATTTGTTTAATCATGACCTCAACGTGCTTGTCATTGATTTCTACCCCTTGATTTCGGTAAACGCGCTGTACTTCTTGCAAAATGTAGTTTTGAACGCCACGGATACCTTTGATACGCAGCATATCTTTAGGGTCAATTGAACCGTCAGTCAGCTCATCGCCGGCTTCGATTTGTTGACCTTGCGTTACGCGGATACGCGAACCATAGGTAACAGCATACACTTTCGATTCCGCTTCACCTTGAACCTCGATTTCACGACGGTCCTTAGCTTCACGGATTTCTTTAACCACACCATCAAGCTCAGAAATAATCGCTTGGCCTTTCGGATTACGCGCCTCAAACAACTCTTGGATACGCGGCAAACCTTGTGTGATATCATCTCCCGCAACGCCGCCCGTATGGAACGTACGCATTGTGAGCTGTGTTCCTGGCTCACCGATGGATTGAGCTGCGATAATACCTACCGCTTCCCCAATCTCAACATGTTTACCAGTTGCAAGGTTACGTCCGTAACAGATCTTACATACGCCATGACGAGCACGGCAGCTTAGTACGGAACGAATTTGCAGTTTTTCAACACCAGCGTCGATAATTGCATCCGCTTTGTTAGAGTCAATCAACTCACTGCGGTTAACAATAATCTCGCCTGTTTTTGGATTACGAACCGTTTCAAACGCATAGCGGCCTTCAATACGGTCATAAAGATCTTCAATAACCTCTTTACCGTCTTGAATTTTGCTTACAGAGAAGCCTTTATCGGTACCGCAATCTTCTTCACGTACGATTACGTCTTGTGCAACGTCAACAAGTCGACGAGTCAAGTAACCGGAATCGGCAGTACGAAGGGCAGTATCGGCAAGACCTTTCCGCGCTCCGTGAGTAGAAATAAAGTACTCGAGTACTGTAAGACCCTCGCGGAAGTTCGATTTAATTGGCAACTCGATGATACGACCGGATGGATTGGCCATCAAACCACGCATACCGCCAAGCTGTGTAATTTGAGATTTGTTACCCCGTGCTTTGGAGTCCACCATGAGCATGATGTTGTTGTAACGATCCATCGATTTCATAAGAACTTCGGTGATCTCGTCTTTACATTTACCCCAAATTGTAATGATCCGGTCATAGCGCTCTTCGTTTGTAATCAAACCACGACGGTATTGATTCATAACGGTAGCAACCTTCTCATCGGAGCGCTTCATGATTTCGTCTTTCTCTTTCGGAATGATAACGTCAGCTACGCCGATCGTAATACCAGCCTTAGTTGAGTAAGTGAAACCAAGCTGCTTAATGCGGTCAAGAAGCATCGCAGTAAGCGTAGTGTGGTATTGGCGGAAACATTCTGCAATAACTAATGCAAGATAGTCTTTACCTACCGCACCAGGCGTTTCGATTGCATCCAAGAATTTAGGAAGATCTGCGCCTTTTTCGTAAACGAAATATTTATCTGGTGTACCGTGCAATAGGTTCGTTTTCGTTGCTTCGTTGATATAAGGGAAATCTTCAGGGAAAATTTCGTTGAAGATGACTTTACCAACTGTCGTAACGAGTAACGAGTTTTGCTGCTGCTCGGTGAAGTTAACTTTTTTAAGCACACGAACCGGAATGAAAATTCTGGCGTGCAAGGAAACAATACCACGTTGGTAAGC from Paenibacillus sp. FSL K6-3182 carries:
- the rpsL gene encoding 30S ribosomal protein S12, coding for MPTINQLVRKGRQAKVVKSKSPALQKGFNALKREATNISAPQKRGVCTRVGTMTPRKPNSALRKYARVRLTNRLEVTAYIPGIGHNLQEHSVVLIRGGKVKDLAGVRYHIVRGALDTAGVNNRMQARSKYGTKRPKVKKS
- a CDS encoding ribosomal L7Ae/L30e/S12e/Gadd45 family protein, which produces MQFKVGAKQTTKMLEQQRAIKVYIARDADPQMKEKIVHLCERAGVPMKWIDTMIELGETCGIDVGAAMAALVTEEE
- the rpoC gene encoding DNA-directed RNA polymerase subunit beta', which translates into the protein MLDVNNFEYMKIGLASPDKIRSWSRGEVKKPETINYRTLKPEKEGLFCEKIFGPTKDWECHCGKYKRVRYKGVVCDRCGVEVTRAKVRRERMGHIELAAPVSHIWYFKGIPSRMGLALDMSPRSLEEIIYFASYVVTDPGDTPLEKKQLLSEKEYRSYREKYGYGFHAGMGAEAVKKLLQDIDVDKELEQLKEELRTAQGQRRNRAIKRLEVVEAFRNSGNEPEWMILDVLPVIPPELRPMVQLDGGRFATSDLNDLYRRVINRNNRLKRLLDLGAPDIIVQNEKRMLQEAVDALIDNGRRGRPVTGPGNRPLKSLSHMLKGKQGRFRQNLLGKRVDYSGRSVIVVGPNLKMFQCGLPKEMALELFKPFVMKELVNKGLAHNIKSAKRKVERVSPEVWDVLEEVIKEHPVLLNRAPTLHRLGIQAFEPILVEGRAIKLHPLVCTAYNADFDGDQMAVHVPLSAEAQAEARLLMLASGNILNPKDGKPVVTPSQDMVLGSFYLTMDNKEAKGSGSVFGTINEAISAYQRGIVSLHARIFIPVRVLKKVNFTEQQQNSLLVTTVGKVIFNEIFPEDFPYINEATKTNLLHGTPDKYFVYEKGADLPKFLDAIETPGAVGKDYLALVIAECFRQYHTTLTAMLLDRIKQLGFTYSTKAGITIGVADVIIPKEKDEIMKRSDEKVATVMNQYRRGLITNEERYDRIITIWGKCKDEITEVLMKSMDRYNNIMLMVDSKARGNKSQITQLGGMRGLMANPSGRIIELPIKSNFREGLTVLEYFISTHGARKGLADTALRTADSGYLTRRLVDVAQDVIVREEDCGTDKGFSVSKIQDGKEVIEDLYDRIEGRYAFETVRNPKTGEIIVNRSELIDSNKADAIIDAGVEKLQIRSVLSCRARHGVCKICYGRNLATGKHVEIGEAVGIIAAQSIGEPGTQLTMRTFHTGGVAGDDITQGLPRIQELFEARNPKGQAIISELDGVVKEIREAKDRREIEVQGEAESKVYAVTYGSRIRVTQGQQIEAGDELTDGSIDPKDMLRIKGIRGVQNYILQEVQRVYRNQGVEINDKHVEVMIKQMLRKIRIVDAGGTTLLPGAFVDIHEYEAQNRTAIFADLEPAVAKPVLLGITKASLETDSFLSAASFQETTRVLTDAAIKGKVDQLLGLKENVIIGKLIPAGTGMARYRNIRFAGLEDETTTAVEGELETEAVTVD